The window CGCCGCATCGTCGAGCGCGCGCTGGCCATGGGCGGCACCTGCACCGGCGAGCACGGCGTGGGGCTGCACAAGATGGACTTCCTGGTGCGCGAGCACGGCGAGGACGCGCTCGACCTGATGCGCGCGATCAAGGATGCGCTCGATCCGAAGCACATCCTGAACCCCGGCAAGATCTTCCGCGCCTCGCGCTGAAGGAGCACGCGCATCCATGGCTTCGCTGTTCAACCGCGTCCCGCCGCTGCACCTGCTGATCGCCTTCGAGGCGGCCGCCCGGCTGGGCAGCTTTGCGCGCGCCGCCGAGGAACTGTCCGTCACGCCCAGCGCGGTCTCGCACCGCATCAAGAACCTCGAAGAGCTGTGGGGCGACGACCTGTTCGTGCGCGCCAACGCCGCGCTGCGCCTGACCGCGGCCGGCACGCGCTACCTGCGCAATGTGCAGGATGCGCTCAAGTCGCTCAACGAACTGGCCCGCCCCGAGTACAACAAGCAGCGCGCGCGCCTGCGCGTGGCGATCCCGCCCACCTTCGGACGCCAGCACCTGGTGCCGCGCCTGCCAGAGTTCGGCGCGCTGTACCCGCACATCGACATCGAACTGCACCTGGCCGTCCCCCTGCTCGACGTCAAGGCCCAGGACACGGATGTGGAGATCCGCTACGGCACCGGCCGCTATCCCGACCTGAAGGCCACCAGGCTGCTGGTCGAACCGGTCTTTCCCGCCTGCGGGCGCGAATACTTCGAGCGCATCGACGGCCGCGCCGTGACGCGCCCGGAGCACCTGCACGGCCTGGTGCTGCTGCGCAGCCCGCTGGAACCGTGGAAACCCTGGTTCGAGACCGCCGGCCTGGACTGGCCCGAACCCCAGACCGGGCCCCAGTTCAACGACATCGGGCTGATGCTCGAAGCCATCGCCACCAACCAGGGCGTGGCGCTGGTGCGCCAGCGCATGGCCAAGCAGTGGCTGTCGCTCGGCCAGATGGTGCGCCTGCTGGACATCGAATCGGTATCGCCGCACGGCTACTACATCGTCGAGCGCGAACAGGCGCCGCTCAATCCCGAGGCCCGCTACTTCGTCGACTGGCTGCTGGGCCTCGACTGGTAGAACCCGGCCCTGCCGCCCTATCATGCCTATGCCTGGGGACGGCGGCCGGCATGCCGCCCCGGCATGAACGGAATTGATCGCCCTGCCGCGCCGAATTCACGTCTGCAGCAGGCGTTTCCGGCGCGCGGCTGCGCTATAGTCAGCGCTCCCGGACACGGCGTGCCGCGCCCGGCCACTACAGGAGTTGCCATGAATGCCCCGCACGAAGCCAAGCCCCTGACCGATGCCGCCCGCCAGGCGCTGCTCGACGGCCTGGCCGCGATCCTGCCCGACGCGGCGCTGCTGACCCGTCCGGAAGATACCGTGCCCTACGAGTGCGATGGCCTGGCCGCCTACCGACAATTGCCGCTGGCGGTGGCCCTGCCGGATACCGAGGACCAGGTGGTGGCCATCCTGCGCCTGTGCCACCGGCTCGGCGTGGCGGTGGTGCCGCGCGGCGCCGGCACCAGCCTGTCAGGCGGCGCCATGCCGGTCGCCGACGGCCTGGTGCTGTCGCTGGCCAAGTTCAAGCGCATCGTCTGCGTGGATGCGCGCGCGCGCACCGCCGTGGTCCAGCCCGGCGTGCGCAACCTGGCCATCTCCGAGGCCGCCGCGCCCCACCAGCTCTACTACGCCCCCGACCCCTCCTCGCAGATCGCCTGCACCATCGGCGGCAACGTCAGCGAGAACTCGGGCGGCGTGCACTGCCTGAAGTACGGACTGACCGTGCACAACGTGTTGCGCGTGCGCGCCGTGACCATGGAAGGCGAAGTGGTCGAATTCGGCTCCGAGGCCCCCGACGCGCCCGGCCTCGACCTGCTGGCGGTGCTGATCGGCTCCGAGGGCATGCTGGCGGTGGTGACCGAGGTCACCGTGCGGCTGATCCCCAAGCCCCAGCTCGCCCAGGTCATCATGGCCAGCTTCGACGACGTGGAGAAAGGCGGCAATGCGGTGGCCGACGTGATCGCCGCCGGCATCATCCCGGCCGGCCTGGAAATGATGGACAAGCCGGCCACGGCCGCGGTCGAGGAATTCGTGCACGCCGGCTACGACCTCGATGCCGCCGCCATCCTGCTGTGCGAGTCCGACGGCACGCCCGAGGAAGTTGCCGAGGAGATCGCACGCATGAGCGAGGTGCTGCGCGCCTCCGGCGCGACCCGCATCACCGTGTCGCAGAGCGAGAGCGAGCGCCTGCGCTTCTGGAGCGGACGCAAGAACGCCTTCCCCGCCGCCGGCCGCATCTCGCCCGACTACTACTGCATGGACGGCACCATCCCGCGCAAGCACATCGGCACCCTGCTCAAGCGCATCGAGCAGATGGAGGGCAAGTACGGCCTGCGCTGCATCAATGTGTTCCATGCCGGCGACGGCAATATGCACCCGCTGGTGCTGTTCGACGGCGCGGACCAGGACGAGTGGCACCGCGCCGAGCTGTTCGGCGCCGACATCCTGGAAGCCTGCGTGGAACTGGGCGGCACCGTCACCGGTGAGCACGGCGTCGGCGTGGAGAAGCTCAATTCGATGTGCGTGCAGTTCGCTCCGGCCGAGCGCGAAGCCTTCTTCGCCGTCAAGGCGGCCTTCGACCCGGCGCGCCTGCTCAATCCCGACAAGGCCATCCCGACCCTGGCGCGCTGCGCCGAGTACGGCAAGATGCACGTGCGCCGCGGGCTGCTGCCCCACCCCGACCTGCCGCGCTTCTGACGCCACCATGTCCCGACCGTTGCAACAGGAAATGCTGCGCCAGCGCCTGGGCAGGCCCGAGGCCGGCTGGCGCCAGCGCTGGTACACCATCATCTTCGAGGCCGACACGCGCGCCGGGCGCCTGTTCGACATCGCGCTGCTGGGCGCCATCGTGGCCAGCGTGCTGGTGGTGGTGCTCGACAGCCTGGCGGCCGTGAACCAGCGCCTGGGCACCTTCTTCACCGTGCTGGAATGGATGTTCACGCTGCTGTTCACCATCGAGTACGCCATGCGCGTGCTGGTGGTGCGGCGGCCGCTGCGCTATGTGTTCAGCTTCTTCGGCATCATCGACTTCATCTCCATCCTGCCGACCTGGCTGGCCTTCTTCGTGCCGGAGCTGGCCTTCCTGATCGACGTGCGGCTGCTGCGG of the Cupriavidus malaysiensis genome contains:
- a CDS encoding LysR substrate-binding domain-containing protein is translated as MASLFNRVPPLHLLIAFEAAARLGSFARAAEELSVTPSAVSHRIKNLEELWGDDLFVRANAALRLTAAGTRYLRNVQDALKSLNELARPEYNKQRARLRVAIPPTFGRQHLVPRLPEFGALYPHIDIELHLAVPLLDVKAQDTDVEIRYGTGRYPDLKATRLLVEPVFPACGREYFERIDGRAVTRPEHLHGLVLLRSPLEPWKPWFETAGLDWPEPQTGPQFNDIGLMLEAIATNQGVALVRQRMAKQWLSLGQMVRLLDIESVSPHGYYIVEREQAPLNPEARYFVDWLLGLDW
- a CDS encoding FAD-linked oxidase C-terminal domain-containing protein; its protein translation is MNAPHEAKPLTDAARQALLDGLAAILPDAALLTRPEDTVPYECDGLAAYRQLPLAVALPDTEDQVVAILRLCHRLGVAVVPRGAGTSLSGGAMPVADGLVLSLAKFKRIVCVDARARTAVVQPGVRNLAISEAAAPHQLYYAPDPSSQIACTIGGNVSENSGGVHCLKYGLTVHNVLRVRAVTMEGEVVEFGSEAPDAPGLDLLAVLIGSEGMLAVVTEVTVRLIPKPQLAQVIMASFDDVEKGGNAVADVIAAGIIPAGLEMMDKPATAAVEEFVHAGYDLDAAAILLCESDGTPEEVAEEIARMSEVLRASGATRITVSQSESERLRFWSGRKNAFPAAGRISPDYYCMDGTIPRKHIGTLLKRIEQMEGKYGLRCINVFHAGDGNMHPLVLFDGADQDEWHRAELFGADILEACVELGGTVTGEHGVGVEKLNSMCVQFAPAEREAFFAVKAAFDPARLLNPDKAIPTLARCAEYGKMHVRRGLLPHPDLPRF